A genomic segment from Candidatus Babeliales bacterium encodes:
- a CDS encoding DNA-processing protein DprA, with protein QAAQKSGALISAHYAMEQGREVFAVPGSIGDELSAGCNALIQEGAKLIMNSADILSEFGDRVILPDLRSFNEVGTDKQVLVQQALFVTDSSAPLIHSSSPQLRSSTPGSPCEMKWNMGLKKYSAAQKHILRVCKQPSSVDDIVNTTQLSFGQVQSELFNLQFDGVISQDFTGMWVAIR; from the coding sequence CAAGCTGCACAAAAAAGCGGCGCGTTAATTTCTGCACATTATGCTATGGAGCAGGGCAGAGAAGTATTTGCAGTTCCAGGCTCTATTGGCGATGAGCTGAGTGCTGGGTGTAATGCACTCATTCAAGAAGGTGCAAAATTGATTATGAATAGCGCTGATATTTTGAGTGAATTTGGCGATCGTGTTATTTTGCCTGACCTTCGAAGTTTTAACGAAGTAGGTACAGACAAGCAAGTTCTTGTGCAACAAGCTTTATTTGTTACTGATTCTTCTGCCCCTTTGATACATTCTTCTTCTCCCCAGCTTCGTTCCTCTACGCCGGGGTCCCCGTGTGAAATGAAATGGAACATGGGGTTAAAAAAATATTCTGCAGCGCAAAAACACATTTTACGTGTGTGTAAGCAACCATCTTCGGTTGATGACATTGTTAATACTACCCAATTAAGTTTTGGACAAGTACAATCAGAACTGTTTAATTTACAATTTGATGGCGTTATATCACAGGATTTTACTGGTATGTGGGTGGCGATCAGATGA